Within the Bradyrhizobium ottawaense genome, the region TGGGGTGACCGCCGACTTCGTTCCCGGCGATCAGCAGCGCGACATCAACGCGCGTGACATCGAGGCCTGGAAGAAGGTCGCGGTCGAAGCCAAGATCGAAATCAAGTAGGGCCTCACGCCATGACGTCATCTTCACCAGATCCTTCCGTCATCGCGATGCCGAACGGACATCGCGTCGGCGCCTTGCTCGAAGGGCGTGTCGCCGTCATTTCGGGGGCCGGGCGCGAGCGCGGCATCGGCAAGGCAACAGCAAAACTGTTTGCAGCGCACGGCGCCAGCGTCGCACTGCTCGATCTCGATGAGGCCGAAGTTCAGACCGCGGCGGCCGATCTCGCCGCAGCGGGCGCGAACGCCATCGGCATCACCTGCGACGTCAGCCAACCCGATTCCTGCCGGGCCGCGATCGAGCGCGTGCTGGCGTGGCCGAAAAGTCGGGGCCGGATCGACATCCTCGTCAACAATGCAGGCCTTACCCAAAGGAAACGGGTCGCGGATATCTCGCTTGAAGACTACAGCCGCATCACCGAGGTCGTGCTCGCGGGCACCCTGCGGCTGTCGCAGGCTGTGATGCCCGCGATGCGATCGCAGCGCGCGGGAAGCATCATCTGCATTTCGTCGATGTCGGCGCAGCAAGGTGGCGGGGTGTTCGGTGGCGCGCATTATTGCGCGGCCAAGGCCGGCGTCCTCGGCCTTGTCAGGGCGATGGCGCGGGAGCTCGGACCGGACGGCATCCGCGCCAACGCGATCACGCCCGGCCTGATCCTGACCGACTTCTCGCGATCCGGGGCCACGGATGAATCCAAGCACGCCATTGCCAAAGACTGGCCGCTGGGAAGGGCCGGCGATCCCGCCGAAATTGCCGGCGCGTGCCTGTTCCTCGCTTCGGATCTCTCGTCCTACGTCACCGGTGTGACTCTCGACGTCAACGGCGGCGCCTATATGCGCTGAAACGCCAGGAGCCCGGTTCTGACTGGGTCAGAACCGGGCTCCGGTTTTCGAAACGTGATGAAGGGCGATCACTTGCCCTTGAACAGCACCGGAAGCTGGCGCGGGCCGCGCACGGTGCCTTCCGACCATTTGACCTCGCCGGCCGGATCGAGCTTGAAATCAGGAATCCGCTTCAGCCATTCCTCGATCGCGACCGTCATCTCCATGCGCGCGAGGTTAGAGCCGACGCAGCGGTGAATGCCGAGGCCGAAGGCGGCGTGGCGGTTTTCCTTGCGGTCGATCACCACCTTGTCGGCATCCGGGAACATCGCGGGATCGCGGTTGGCGGCCGGGAACGACAGCAGCACCATATTGCCAGGCTTGACCGGGCAACCGCTGATGGAGGTTTCCCCGATCACTTCACGCGCCATCGTCACCGGCGAATAGGCCCGCAGGAATTCCTCGATCGCGGTCGGCATCAATTCCGGCTCGGCGATCAGGCGGTCGCGGTCGGCGGGCGTTTTCGCCAGATGCCACAGCGAGGCGCCGATCCCGCTCCAGGTGGTGTCGATCCCGGCGATCAGAAGCAGCCGCAGCGAGCCGAGCACATGCATGTCCGACAGCGGCTGGCCGTCCTTGTCCCTGGCGTTCATCATTGTAGAAATGAGGTCGTCGGTCGGGTTCTTCTTGCGCGCCTCGATATGCCCGGCGAAATAATGGGTCATTTCATGCACCGCGCGCATCAGCGCGGCGTCATCCTTGATGCCGAGTTCGAGAATTTCGTGAATCCACTTGATGAAGAGATCGCCGTCCTTTTCGGGAATGCCGAGCATGTGGGCGATCGCCCGAACCGGAATGTTCTTGGTATAGCGCGCCGCGGCGTCGCATTTGCCGTCCGCGATGAATTCGTCGATCAGTTCGTTGCAGATGGCGCGAACCCGCGGCTCCAGCTTCTTCATCGCGTCGGGCGTAAAGGGCGGCAGCAGCAATTGCTTGGCCGGCTTGTGCTCCGGCGGATCGGATGTGATCGGCGGCGCCGTATTGGTGATCGGCGGCCGGACGTCGCGCACGATGACGCGGCGGGAGGAGAAATGCTCGGTGTCGTAGGCGATTTCCTTCACCGCCTGATAGGTGGTCGGCAGGTAGCAGCCGAGGAAGCGCTTGGTATGCACGACCGGACATTCGCTGCGCAGTTCGTCCCAGATCGGAAACGGATCTTCGGTCCAGCGCGGATCGGTATGGTCGAAATCGTGGACCCAGTCCGAGACCGGGGGATGCTCGGGCATGACGCTGACGGTATCGGACATCCGGGTGATTTCCTTCTGCTTCGTTCGTGCAAATTCAAATGAGCGAAATTGATTCGGGGACCGGACTATTCCTCGCTCACTTCGATCGCGATTTCCGGGCAGTTGGTCTGGGCGAGCCAGGCCTTGTCTTCCAGGCCAGCCGGCACCGTACCGTCGCCGATTTCGTGCGCGTTGCCGAATTCGTCGAGATTGAACAGCTCAGGTGCCAGTGATTTGCAGCGCGCGTGGCCCTGACATTTGTCCTGGTCGACGCGGATTTTCAGCTTTCCGGCCATGGCAAGCGTTTCCCTCTGTGGCGCGCTTGGCTGCGCGTGTACTGTTTGTTGATTTCGGACGTCGCCAGCCGCCGGCTGGTGCACCTCGAAGTTATGGCCTATTACATTCGTTCCATGGTAGTGCTGTCAAGCGAATAGTAGAACTGTTATAAGATCGTCGGACCAAATGCCGCCTCGCCCCGCACGCAAAGCGCTGAACGCCTACCACCACGGGGATCTCCGCGATGCCCTGGTTCAGGCCGCGTTGCAGGAAGTCGAACTCGGCGGCCCGGAAGCGATCAATATCAGTGCGCTGGCGAAGAAGCTCGGCGTCTCGCAGCCGGCGCCCTACAAGCATTTTGCCGACCGGGAGACATTGCTGGTCGCCGTCACGGCGGAAGCCTTCCGGCAGTTCAGCGCCATGCTGCGGGCGTCGATCGTCGAGCCGTCGAAGCGTTCCAAGCTGTCGCGCTTTGCGCAACTCACGCTGGATTTCGGCCTGCGCCGCAACGGCATCTACCGCCTGATGTTCGCCTCGCGCATCATGGCGTGCGTACCGAAGGGCAGCGAGCTTCATAGTGCTGCGATGGAGACCTTCGATCTGCTGCTGGAAGCGCTGGAAGCGCCGGCGATCGGATATTTGCGCGAGCGTAGCGCGCTGAAGATCTGGGCCGCGCTGCATGGCGTGGTCATGCTGGCGGAACAGGGCCTGCTCACCGGCGAGGTCGGCCAGATCAGCCGCGAAGAGCTGGTCGAGGAGATCGTCGAGCAGACCAAGCTGGCGCTGTCGGTCGCCATCGAGGCCGCCGGCAAGGCCGTCTGATATCCGGCACCCGCCCCCACTTTAGCCGGCTCCAATGGCCTGCGACATCGGGCTTTCAGCTTCCTGATGCTCCCATGGAATGTTAGCGTCCGTCTCCGGATCAGCAGTTTCCAACAGGGAAAGAGCGACGATGGCCGAAACCAAGATCGATGTGGATCCTCCGCAATCCGTCGCCGTTGCCACCACCCGGTCGATCGAGCTGACCCAGGTCGCGACCCGAAGCGAACACGATCTGATCGGCGACGCCGACGTGCCCGCCAATGCCTATTGGGGCGTCCACACCTTGCGGGCCGTGGATAACTTCCCCATCACCGGCGTTCCCGTCGGACATTATCCCGACCTGGTGCGGGCGCTGGCGCTGGTGAAGCAGGCTGCGGCGCGCGCCAACCGGCGTCTCGGACATCTGGCGCCGGCGAAGGCCGACGCCATTGACCGCGCCTGCGATCTGATCGCCAAGGACGGACGCTTTCACGACCAGTTCGTGGTCGACGCCATTCAGGGCGGCGCCGGAACCTCGACGAACATGAACGCCAACGAGGTCATTGCCAACGTGGCGCTCGAACTGATGGGGAAACACAAAGGCGACTACGCCGCACTTCATCCCAACGACGACGTCAACATGGCGCAGTCGACCAACGATGCCTATCCGACCGCGTTGCGGCTTGCGATCATTTTCGCAGCCGGCCCCCTGATCGCTTCGCTCGACGAGCTCGCCTTTGCCTTCAAGTCGAAGGCCGTCGAGTTCGGCGATGTCCTCAAGATCGGCCGCACCCAGCTTCAGGACGCGGTGCCGATGACGCTGGGCCAGGAATTCGATGCCTATTTTGCCACCATCAAGGAAGACGTCGCGCGAATAAGGGAAGCGGCGGCGCTGTTTCGCGAAGTCAATCTCGGCGCCACGGCGATCGGCACCGGCATCAACGCCGATCCGCGCTATGCCGCACTCGCGATCGAGGAACTGGCGCGGGCTTCCCATGAACCGATGGTACCGGCCAGCAACCTGATCGAGGCGACCTCCGACATGGGCGCCTTCGTGCTGTTCTCCGGCGTGTTGAAGCGTGTCGCAGTAAAACTATCGAAGATCTGCAACGATCTGCGTTTGCTGTCCAGTGGACCGCGCGCGGGCTTTGGCGAAATACGCTTGCCGACGGTGCAGGCGGGATCCTCGATCATGCCGGGCAAGGTCAACCCGGTGATTCCAGAGGTGGTCAACCAGGTCGCCTATATGGTGATCGGCCATGACCTCACCGTGACGATGTGCGCCGAAGGGGGACAGCTTCAACTCAACGCCTTCGAGCCCACGATCGGCTACTGCGTGCTGTCATCGCTGCGTACGCTGACGGCCGCAATCAACACCTTGACGAAGAAATGCGTGGTCGGCATCGAGGCCGACCGGGAACGATGCCGGGCGCTGGTCGAGGACAGCATCGGGCTCGTGACCGCGCTCGTGCCTGTTCTCGGCTATGAGACATGCTCGCGAGTAGCCAAGCAGGCACTGGCGCAAAAGCGCCGGGTTGCCGACATCGTGCTGGAGGAGAAGCTGTTGACGCAGCAGCAGATGGAGCGTCTGTTCCGCCCGGAAGCGATGACCTCCCCCGCCCGTTCGATGTAGGCGAGACCCTGTGTCGAGCCAGGTTGCGCCACCGCACGCTTCCGACGCGAATCCGCCGAGCGGCCTGCGGGTTCGGCTGACGCGTTCCGCCAGGCGCGCAGTGCTCGGCGCGCTGCTATCGATGTGCTTTTCCGGTCTCGCGCTCGCCAAAGACAACGGCGACGACGAGGACGGCTCGGCCCCGGCCAAACCGTCGCTGCCGAACATCTACCTCGATATGAGAACCATCTACACCACCCTGCCCGCCGGCGCGCTGTCGATCGGGTTCAGCACACCTCCGCTATTGTCGACGCTGTCGAACCTCTCGTCGCTCACGACCCTGACGTCGCCGTCCAGTCGCAGCATCGCGGTCGACCTTCCCGTGACGGTCGATGTCAACGACCGGCTCTCGGTCTATGGCGGCGTCAGCGGCAGCGCCTCGCAATCGGGCACCGATCCCTGGACCGCCTTCACCATCACCAGCTTTACCGTTGGCTTCCAGGCCGACGTCTACCAGCAAAACGGCGGCATGTTTCCGACGCTCACGCTTCAATCCAATGTGACGCGATCGATTTCCGACGCGCCGCTGGCGACCACGGCCTACAACACGATCCTTGAAGCGGACTACGCGCTGAATACCGACGAAACGCGGGGGTTACTGGCCGGCGTGCAATACACCAGGGTCCTGGTCGATACCCCGCTTGCGAACGTCAAACCCGATGTCATGGGATATGTCGGCGGCTACTATCAGTGGGACAACAACTGGAAATTTACCAGCCGGCTCGGCGTGCAGTCCTTCGGCGGCGCCCAGCTTCTGAACCTGACGCCATTCCAGGCCTTCACCCAGCCGATCGTGCGGTTCGACCTCGACCGCATGGACGACAATGACAACCGGCTGTTCGGCGTCACGGCGCAGATCGCATGGACGCCGAAGCCCTCCTATCAGCTCACGCTCCGAACTCCGCTCTACGCGATCCGGAATTGACGTCCAGGCATCGACCGTCGCGGCTTACGTCTGCTTCACTTCTTCGCCGCCGCTTCCGCCAGTAGGTCGTTGAATTCCTTCAGCGCCGCGGACGCCGGCTTGCCGCGGGCATCGAGCGTCGTCGCCCACTCCTGCCCGACGCCTCTGAGCTTCTCCTTCATCTGAGCGCGGGTGTCGTCTGGAATCGACACAAAGGTGACGCCGGATTTCTGCATGTGCGCGCGCGTGTCGATCAGTTCCTTGTCGACCTCGGCGCAGACTTTCGGCACGATGGCCTCGGATGCCTCGTCCATCGCCTTCTTGACGTCGTCGGGAAGGCGATCCCAGGCCGACTGGTTGATCGAGTAGGCGACGATGAAGCTGCCGAAGCTGACACCGTCGGTCGTGTATTTGATCAGCGAGTCCATCCCGTAGGCGACAACGCTTTCCATCGCAAACAGCAGGCCGTCCATGGTGCCGCGAGTCAGCGACTCATAGGCATCGGGCGCGGCCATTCGCACCGGCACCGCGCCGAGCGCGCGCAACGTCAGGTCCTGCGCGCCACCGGTGGTGCGCAGCTTCAATCCCTGCATGTCCTTCATCGTCTCGATCTTCTGTTTGGTCGTGAATACCGGATAAGGCGGCAGCACGACTTCCATCAGAAGCCGGATCTTGTTCGGTGCATATTCCTGGGTCGCCAAAACACCCTGGCGCGCGCTCTTCCAGTAAGCGAGGCCGCCCTGACAACTGGTGTCGAAAGCTTCCGGCAACTGCGCCACTTCCGACAGCGGCATCTTGTCGGAGACATAGGAGGGACCGATGTAGCCGATATCGACGACGCCGGACTGCGTCAGCCTGAGCATGTCGGTCGCCTTGCCCAGTTGCTGGTTGGGATAATATCTGAACGTGACGGCGCCGTTGGTTTTTCGGGTAACCTCGTCCATCCAGGGCTTTAGCATCAGCCGCACCAGGTAATGCCCGGCGGGGAACGAGTCCGCCACCCGCAATTCGAGCGCCTGCGCGGGAACTGCGACGCTCGCCGTCAACATCAGCAACACCACCGGCAGCCCCGCCAATCGGAACATCAGCTTCATTTTGGCTCCCATGACGGTCCCCTTGTTGCGATGCTAGACGCCGAGATAGGCCCGCTGAACGTAGTCGCTCTTGACGAGTTCCGGCCCCGGACCGCTCAACGCGATGCGGCCATTCTCCAGCACATAGGCATAGTGGCAGAGCCGGAGCGCGAGGCTGGCATTCTGCTCGACCAGCACGATCGACAGGCCCTGCTCCTTGTTGATGGTCTGGATGAGGCGGCCGATCTCCTGCACCATGATCGGCGCGAGACCGAGCGAGGGTTCATCCAGCAACAGCACCTTCGGCGCCGCCATCAGCGCCCGCGCAATCGCGAGCATTTGCTGTTCGCCTCCCGACAACGAGCCGGCCATCTGGCTGCGGCGCTGCCGGAGCTTTGGGAAGAAGTCGAACATCCGTTCGACCGATTTGTGCAAATGCGCGCCCTGCGGCTGCAGATAGCCGCCGACAAACAGATTGTCGTGCACGCTCATGCGCGGGAATACCCGCCGTCCCTCGGGCGACAGCGCGATGCCCCGGGCCACGATTTCGGGTGTCGACATCCCGTCGATCCGTGCGCCGCCGAAGCTGATTTCTCCCTTGCTCGGCGACCTCAGCCCCATGATCGCGCGCAAGGTGCTGGTCTTGCCGGCGCCGTTACTGCCCACCAATGACACGATCTGCGCAGGTGCTACGTCGAGGCTGATGCCGCTGAGCGCGACCCGGCTGCCGTATTCGACGTGGATATCCCTGATACAAAGCCCCTTGCTCATCCGACCTCCTCGGAGCCGAGATAGGCCTCGATCACCTTGCGATTGGCGCGAATGTCGGCCGGCACGCCCTCGGCGATCAACTCACCGTGGTCCAGCACGACGATGCGATGGCACAAGCCCATCACCAGCCGCATGTGATGCTCGACCAGCAGCACGGCGACGCCTTCGGTTTCGTGAATTTCCCTGATCAGGCGACCGAACTCGGCCGCCTCCTCCGGATTGAGCCCCGCGACCGGCTCATCGAGCATCAGAAGTTGGGGATTGGCAGCGAGCGCAATGGCAACGCCGAGCCGACGCTGACCGCCGTACGACAACTCGCCGGCGCGCCATTCACGGTATGGCGTGAGCTGCAACCGACCGAGCAAGACGTCGCAGCGTTCGCCGGTCGCCGCCAGGGTGGCGCGTGCGGCGCGCGTGTTGAAGACTGAACTCAGCATCGAAACCGACGTAGTCGCGAACGCGCCGCGCATGACGTTTTCGATGACGGTGGCGTCCGGAAACACCGTTGTGGCCTGAAACGTCCGCACCAGCCCTTCGCTGACGATGGCGCTCGGCTTCTTTCCGACGATGCTGTGCCCCTTGAACCGGATGGCGCCGGCCGTCGGCGGCATGACCCCGCTGACGACGTTGAAGCAGGTGGTCTTGCCGGCGCCGTTGGGGCCGATCAGTCCGACGATCTCGCCCTTGTTCACCGAGAACGAGACATCCTTCAGCGCATTCAGCCCGCCGAAACGCCGGCTGATGCCGTCTACTTCCAGCAAGGCGGTCATTTTGGCGCCTCCGCCCTGGAAGGCTTGAAAAGAGAGCGTCCGATCGAGACCAGCCCGTTTGGCAGGAACAGCAATACCGCGAGCAGGATCGCGCCGTAGACGATATGCTGCGCCCCGACCAGACCGCGCAACAGCTCCGGCAACGGCGTCAGGAACAGTGCGCCGAGCACCCCGCCGAGCATCGTCTGCCGACCGCCGACAACGAGCATGGTGATATAGGCAATCGAGTCGTTGAAGGTGAAACTGTCGGGCGACAGGAAGCGGATGTAATGCACCATCGTCGCACCGGCAGCACCCGCGATGCCGCTGCCGAGCGCGAAGGCGATGACCTGATAGTGACTGACGTCGATGCCGCTGGATTCGGCAAGTCGTACGTTCTCCGCGATCGAACGGAACGCCCGGCCGTATTGCGACCGCATCAAGGCCCAGACGAAAGTCAGGACAATGATGAAAGCGACAAGCGCAAAATAGTAGAACCGCAGCCGCGTCGAGAGCGGAAAGCCGAACAGCGAAATGGCGGGTATTCCGAGCAATCCGTTGGCGCCGTGGGTGACGCTTTCCCAATTGAGCGCGATCAGCGTGAACACCTGCCCTGCCAGAAACGTGACGAGCACGAAATAGACCCCGCGCAGACGCAGCAGGATCTTGCCGAGCAGCGCTGCCGCCAGCCCCGTTGCAAATCCGGCAAGAACGATGCCGAGGATCGGCGGAATCTTGAATGTCAGGGCGGCGAGCGCCGAGATGTAGGCGCCGGCGGCGACGAACGCAGCGTGCCCGAGCGATATCTGTCCGACCGCCGCGATCAGGCCGAGGCTGACCGCGAAGATCGAATTGAGCAACATCAGGTTCGCCAGGTGAATATAGAACTGGTTGGCCGTGAGCTGCGGCAGGACGAGCGCCGCCGCAAGCAGGATGACAACGGCTGCGCGCCGCAGCATGCGGGTACGAGCCGCAAGCGCAGGCTTGTCGCGGCCGATGGCGGATGATGATCCCTCCAACTCAGGCCTCCCTTTGTCCCAAGAGGCCGGCGGGCCGCACCAGCAGGATCAAGATGACGAGCAGAAGCTGCAGGATGTCAGACACCAGCGACCCGAAGATCGTGGCGGTAAAGCTCTCGATCATGCCGAGCAACAGTCCACCGACCACCGCCCCCGGCACCGAGCCGAGACCGCCGAGAATGACGACGACGAACGCCTTGAGCATCGGCGTGAGCCCGACAAACGGCGAGACCGAGAATACCGGGCCCATCAAGGCGCCGGCCAGCGCCGCGAGGGCAACACTCAGCCCGAACGCCAGCGGATAGATGTAGTTGACGCGAATTCCCTGCAGCAGTGCGGTTTCGGTATCCTGCGCGACCGCCCGCATCGCGCGCCCGAGGCGGGTTCGCTGCATGAAGAGCCAGAAGGCGACGAAGATCAGCGCCGCCGCCGCGATAACCACGAGCCGAGACCACGGAAAGCTGAAGGGGCCGATCGCCAGCGTGCCGGTGACGATATCGGGCATCGCGCGCGGCGCCGGTCCCCACAGCAGCACGGCACCGTTCTGAATGATGACGGAAATCGCCAGCGTCGCGATCATT harbors:
- a CDS encoding SDR family NAD(P)-dependent oxidoreductase — translated: MPNGHRVGALLEGRVAVISGAGRERGIGKATAKLFAAHGASVALLDLDEAEVQTAAADLAAAGANAIGITCDVSQPDSCRAAIERVLAWPKSRGRIDILVNNAGLTQRKRVADISLEDYSRITEVVLAGTLRLSQAVMPAMRSQRAGSIICISSMSAQQGGGVFGGAHYCAAKAGVLGLVRAMARELGPDGIRANAITPGLILTDFSRSGATDESKHAIAKDWPLGRAGDPAEIAGACLFLASDLSSYVTGVTLDVNGGAYMR
- a CDS encoding cytochrome P450, encoding MSDTVSVMPEHPPVSDWVHDFDHTDPRWTEDPFPIWDELRSECPVVHTKRFLGCYLPTTYQAVKEIAYDTEHFSSRRVIVRDVRPPITNTAPPITSDPPEHKPAKQLLLPPFTPDAMKKLEPRVRAICNELIDEFIADGKCDAAARYTKNIPVRAIAHMLGIPEKDGDLFIKWIHEILELGIKDDAALMRAVHEMTHYFAGHIEARKKNPTDDLISTMMNARDKDGQPLSDMHVLGSLRLLLIAGIDTTWSGIGASLWHLAKTPADRDRLIAEPELMPTAIEEFLRAYSPVTMAREVIGETSISGCPVKPGNMVLLSFPAANRDPAMFPDADKVVIDRKENRHAAFGLGIHRCVGSNLARMEMTVAIEEWLKRIPDFKLDPAGEVKWSEGTVRGPRQLPVLFKGK
- a CDS encoding ferredoxin produces the protein MAGKLKIRVDQDKCQGHARCKSLAPELFNLDEFGNAHEIGDGTVPAGLEDKAWLAQTNCPEIAIEVSEE
- a CDS encoding TetR/AcrR family transcriptional regulator; translation: MPPRPARKALNAYHHGDLRDALVQAALQEVELGGPEAINISALAKKLGVSQPAPYKHFADRETLLVAVTAEAFRQFSAMLRASIVEPSKRSKLSRFAQLTLDFGLRRNGIYRLMFASRIMACVPKGSELHSAAMETFDLLLEALEAPAIGYLRERSALKIWAALHGVVMLAEQGLLTGEVGQISREELVEEIVEQTKLALSVAIEAAGKAV
- a CDS encoding aspartate ammonia-lyase; protein product: MAETKIDVDPPQSVAVATTRSIELTQVATRSEHDLIGDADVPANAYWGVHTLRAVDNFPITGVPVGHYPDLVRALALVKQAAARANRRLGHLAPAKADAIDRACDLIAKDGRFHDQFVVDAIQGGAGTSTNMNANEVIANVALELMGKHKGDYAALHPNDDVNMAQSTNDAYPTALRLAIIFAAGPLIASLDELAFAFKSKAVEFGDVLKIGRTQLQDAVPMTLGQEFDAYFATIKEDVARIREAAALFREVNLGATAIGTGINADPRYAALAIEELARASHEPMVPASNLIEATSDMGAFVLFSGVLKRVAVKLSKICNDLRLLSSGPRAGFGEIRLPTVQAGSSIMPGKVNPVIPEVVNQVAYMVIGHDLTVTMCAEGGQLQLNAFEPTIGYCVLSSLRTLTAAINTLTKKCVVGIEADRERCRALVEDSIGLVTALVPVLGYETCSRVAKQALAQKRRVADIVLEEKLLTQQQMERLFRPEAMTSPARSM
- the dctP gene encoding TRAP transporter substrate-binding protein DctP, whose amino-acid sequence is MFRLAGLPVVLLMLTASVAVPAQALELRVADSFPAGHYLVRLMLKPWMDEVTRKTNGAVTFRYYPNQQLGKATDMLRLTQSGVVDIGYIGPSYVSDKMPLSEVAQLPEAFDTSCQGGLAYWKSARQGVLATQEYAPNKIRLLMEVVLPPYPVFTTKQKIETMKDMQGLKLRTTGGAQDLTLRALGAVPVRMAAPDAYESLTRGTMDGLLFAMESVVAYGMDSLIKYTTDGVSFGSFIVAYSINQSAWDRLPDDVKKAMDEASEAIVPKVCAEVDKELIDTRAHMQKSGVTFVSIPDDTRAQMKEKLRGVGQEWATTLDARGKPASAALKEFNDLLAEAAAKK
- a CDS encoding ABC transporter ATP-binding protein, whose product is MSKGLCIRDIHVEYGSRVALSGISLDVAPAQIVSLVGSNGAGKTSTLRAIMGLRSPSKGEISFGGARIDGMSTPEIVARGIALSPEGRRVFPRMSVHDNLFVGGYLQPQGAHLHKSVERMFDFFPKLRQRRSQMAGSLSGGEQQMLAIARALMAAPKVLLLDEPSLGLAPIMVQEIGRLIQTINKEQGLSIVLVEQNASLALRLCHYAYVLENGRIALSGPGPELVKSDYVQRAYLGV
- a CDS encoding ABC transporter ATP-binding protein; this encodes MTALLEVDGISRRFGGLNALKDVSFSVNKGEIVGLIGPNGAGKTTCFNVVSGVMPPTAGAIRFKGHSIVGKKPSAIVSEGLVRTFQATTVFPDATVIENVMRGAFATTSVSMLSSVFNTRAARATLAATGERCDVLLGRLQLTPYREWRAGELSYGGQRRLGVAIALAANPQLLMLDEPVAGLNPEEAAEFGRLIREIHETEGVAVLLVEHHMRLVMGLCHRIVVLDHGELIAEGVPADIRANRKVIEAYLGSEEVG
- a CDS encoding branched-chain amino acid ABC transporter permease; its protein translation is MEGSSSAIGRDKPALAARTRMLRRAAVVILLAAALVLPQLTANQFYIHLANLMLLNSIFAVSLGLIAAVGQISLGHAAFVAAGAYISALAALTFKIPPILGIVLAGFATGLAAALLGKILLRLRGVYFVLVTFLAGQVFTLIALNWESVTHGANGLLGIPAISLFGFPLSTRLRFYYFALVAFIIVLTFVWALMRSQYGRAFRSIAENVRLAESSGIDVSHYQVIAFALGSGIAGAAGATMVHYIRFLSPDSFTFNDSIAYITMLVVGGRQTMLGGVLGALFLTPLPELLRGLVGAQHIVYGAILLAVLLFLPNGLVSIGRSLFKPSRAEAPK
- a CDS encoding branched-chain amino acid ABC transporter permease — protein: MDYSILLAQAALNGLVIGAMYMLMAVGFTLVFGIMRVVNFAHGEFYMLGAFAGFFTYVQWELPFVVCLAIAAVTVGILGMLIERTLIQPFRSDEMSGMIATLAISVIIQNGAVLLWGPAPRAMPDIVTGTLAIGPFSFPWSRLVVIAAAALIFVAFWLFMQRTRLGRAMRAVAQDTETALLQGIRVNYIYPLAFGLSVALAALAGALMGPVFSVSPFVGLTPMLKAFVVVILGGLGSVPGAVVGGLLLGMIESFTATIFGSLVSDILQLLLVILILLVRPAGLLGQREA